One part of the Kryptolebias marmoratus isolate JLee-2015 linkage group LG2, ASM164957v2, whole genome shotgun sequence genome encodes these proteins:
- the ssh2a gene encoding protein phosphatase Slingshot homolog 2 isoform X2 yields MALVTVQRSPTPSTTSSPCVSESGSGEDDHRSQPRSISESFLTVKGAALFLPRGKSPTPNSAPRLSQRRNKHTGDLQKHLQTMFTVLRPEDTIRLAVRLESAYPQVTRYMVVVSTNGRQDTEESLVLGMDFLSSDSCCTVGLVLPLWSDTLIHLDGDGGFSVSTVNRVHVFKPVSVQAMWSALQSLHKACEVARCHNYYPGSLFLTWVSYYQSRVSSSQFCINEWNAMKDVESHRANSPILFTDLPTERERTERLIKMRLREIMMQKDLENVTSKEIRTELEMQMACNLREFKEFIDNEMIVILGQMDSPTEIFDHVFLGSEWNASNLEELQNSGVRYILNVTREIDNFFPGMFEYHNIRVYDEEATNLLEYWNDTYKFITKAKKAGVKCLVHCKMGVSRSASTVIAYAMKEYGWDLDTAFDYVKERRAVTKPNPSFMKQLEEYQGILLASKQRHNKLWRSHSDSDLSDRPESMCKRSSPSLVRADSHNNNTTSLHHFLGVAVLQALVAEPERPAKSNGAHAPVSLPDGVGESEVQGEVRPDCEGAVPLVLPRPRAATVIPEERLNSSASVAVTVPVALPHPPPSLLILPPTPELRRAHRGPPTHLSISVPECKPEELNASETCSSGEISPLTLGSSDSDLLNQAFLDLTSDKHGALPLALAAALKDDNNNPSELQAGSPSDSRGEADCSSNHSADSIDFFTAREKFLGLAQDSREQRTPLSPEGEAEDSEEEEQETSPVKASLQSDTCDRTRPTHNDNGVSVRHIVIEIEAISQSSSSPLTASSSSSSLPSSSPSPQTVQSDHQEEAEDSKDPPGSSAPPPQPPSDWAAGSVRRATEQLELKLRQEQDVAASQRSPLHSPGTEQPPVRLTQCSQSPDPPHTAEHGITQGETAAGSAEPKDGEKHTGSQMELRTLDSSGTDNVQDLCYPQNSHLSQATGAMPKRMYTSDNGEAVTSSLVSANWLEESSLDTSAQSHSQGQPPRQTLQSLAASHQMALDGATVQESDTDEGPDARLQGRRPARGPDCDVQSRLVHSSQELERIQHTLRELQAFLQEGVRLEDADRRAQEPEQPRGLRDTMDTEPGHCKGSSSDQNPPGRAHRQQLRDRQEGRAPSEPTGWHRTVELEARLRQAGLTPPSLMKRSASLAKLDCLELSANDLSDLDLDLELDLKPQTRSAASSHSQNPSSSSSSSSSSLTQSHSDDTWKKQKVLNLNSFSDKTGLSLNGTSSSSSSSSSTQEEKSEGSGSDAADGHSSSAASASRQQGRGHSSRRSRKASAERKQRPLLYNTM; encoded by the exons ATGGCGCTGGTCACTGTCCAGCGGTCCCCGACACCGAGCACTACCTCCAGCCCCTGTGTTTCT GAGTCGGGCAGCGGTGAGGATGACCATCGCTCTCAGCCCAGGAG CATCAGCGAGAGCTTCCTCACGGTGAAAGGTGCAGCCCTCTTCCTCCCCAGGGGGAAGAGCCCCACGCCGAACTCTGCACCTCGGCTCAGCCAGCGCAGGAACAAGCACACAG GCGACCTCCAGAAACACCTCCAGACCATGTTCACTGTGCTGCGCCCTGAGGACACCATCCGCCTG GCGGTGCGTCTGGAGAGCGCTTACCCTCAGGTTACCCGCTACATGGTGGTGGTCTCCACCAACGGCAGGCAGGACACGGAGGAAAGCCTTGTGCTCGGCATGGACTTTCTCTCCTCTGATAG CTGTTGCACCGTGGGGCTGGTTCTACCTCTGTGGAGCGACACGCTGATCCACTTGGATGGAGACGG GGGCTTCAGTGTGTCGACGGTAAACAGGGTTCACGTCTTCAAGCCTGTGTCTGTCCAGGCCATGTG GTCGGCCCTGCAGTCGCTCCACAAAGCCTGCGAGGTGGCTCGCTGCCATAACTACTACCCAGGCAGCCTGTTCCTGACCTGGGTCAGTTACTACCAGAGCCGGGTCTCGTCCAGCCAGTTCTGTATCAACGAATGGAACGCCATGAAGGATGTCGAGTCCCACCGTGCCAACTCACCCATCCTTTTCACAGACCT GCCCACAGAGAGGGAACGCACAGAACGCCTGATCAAGATGCGCCTCAGGGAGATCATGATGCAGAAAGACCTGGAGAACGTCACCAGCAAGGAG ATCCGAACGGAGCTGGAGATGCAGATGGCGTGTAACCTGCGGGAGTTCAAAGAGTTCATAGACAACGAGATGATTGTCATCCTGGGACAGATGGACAGTCCCACAGAAATCTTTGACCATGTCTTTTTG ggcTCTGAGTGGAACGCCTCCAACCTTGAGGAGCTGCAGAACAGCGG AGTGCGCTACATCCTGAATGTGACCAGGGAGATAGACAACTTTTTCCCAGGAATGTTTGAGTACCACAACATCAGAGTTTACGACGAGGAGGCCACCAACCTGCTGGAGTACTGGAACGATACCTACAAGTTCATCACCAAAGCCAA GAAAGCAGGGGTGAAGTGTCTCGTTCACTGCAAGATGGGTGTGAGTCGCTCCGCCTCCACGGTGATCGCCTACGCCATGAAGGAGTACGGCTGGGATCTGGACACCGCCTTCGATTATGTGAAAGAGAGACGTGCCGTCACCAAACCCAACCCGTCCTTcatgaaacagctggaggagtaTCAGGGAATCCTGCTGGCAAG TAAACAAAGGCACAACAAGCTCTGGAGATCTCACTCTGACAGCGACCTCTCAGACCGGCCCGAGTCCATGTGTAAACGTTCGTCTCCCTCTCTGGTCCGCGCCGACTcgcacaacaacaacaccacCTCTTTGCATCACTTCCTGGGCGTGGCCGTGCTGCAGGCGCTTGTTGCCGAACCCGAACGCCCTGCCAAGTCAAACGGCGCGCACGCCCCTGTCTCGCTCCCCGACGGCGTGGGCGAGTCAGAGGTCCAGGGGGAGGTGAGGCCGGACTGCGAAGGCGCCGTTCCACTCGTCCTCCCCAGACCCCGAGCAGCCACCGTCATCCCAGAGGAAAGACTGAACAGTTCGGCGAGCGTGGCTGTCACCGTGCCTGTAGCTCTGCCGCATCCTCCTCCCTCGCTCCTCATCTTACCTCCTACACCTGAATTGCGGCGGGCTCATCGCGGTCCTCCCACACACCTGTCCATTTCAGTGCCTGAATGCAAACCGGAGGAGCTGAATGCGTCCGAGACCTGCAGCTCAGGGGAAATATCCCCTCTCACGCTGGGATCCAGTGACTCAGACTTGCTAAATCAGGCATTTTTAGATTTAACGAGCGACAAGCACGGCGCTCTGCCTCTGGCTCTCGCCGCGGCTTTGAAGGACGACAACAACAACCCCAGCGAGCTGCAGGCAGGCAGTCCGTCGGACAGCCGCGGCGAGGCCGACTGCTCATCCAATCACAGCGCGGACAGCATCGACTTCTTCACCGCCAGGGAGAAGTTCCTGGGCCTGGCGCAGGACAGTCGAGAGCAGAGGACGCCACTATCACCTGAGGGAGAAGCCGAAGAcagcgaggaagaggagcaggagacGAGTCCAGTGAAG gcGTCTCTGCAGTCCGACACCTGCGACCGAACCCGTCCCACTCACAACGACAACGGCGTCTCAGTCCGTCACATCGTCATCGAAATTGAAGCCATATCACAGTCATCTTCGTCCCCTCTcactgcctcctcctcctcttcatcgctCCCGTCGTCCTCCCCCAGCCCTCAGACCGTCCAGTCGGATCatcaggaggaggcagaggactcCAAAGACCCGCCCGGCTCTTCAGCTCCACCTCCGCAGCCTCCGAGCGATTGGGCGGCGGGGTCGGTGCGGCGGGCCACCGAGCAGCTGGAGCTGAAGCTGCGACAGGAGCAGGACGTGGCGGCGTCTCAGCGCTCCCCGCTGCACTCCCCCGGCACCGAGCAGCCTCCCGTCAGACTGACCCAGTGCTCCCAAAGTCCGGACCCCCCGCACACGGCAGAACACGGCATCACTCAGGGAGAGACCGCGGCTGGTTCTGCCGAACCCAAAGACGGAGAGAAGCACACAGGGTCCCAGATGGAGCTTCGGACACTCGATTCCTCGGGCACAGACAACGTCCAAGATCTGTGCTATCCCCAGAACTCACATCTCAGCCAAGCCACTGGTGCTATGCCTAAACGAATGTACACGTCGGATAATGGGGaagctgtgacatcatcactggTCTCTGCGAATTGGTTAGAAGAATCATCTCTAGATACCTCAGCCCAGTCTCACAGTCAGGGCCAGCCGCCCCGACAAACCCTTCAGAGCCTGGCTGCTTCCCACCAGATGGCTCTGGATGGAGCGACGGTGCAGGAGTCCGATACAGACGAAGGGCCGGACGCCCGTCTCCAGGGCAGGAGACCGGCCCGTGGCCCCGACTGTGACGTCCAGAGCCGTCTGGTCCACAGCAGCCAGGAGCTGGAGCGGATCCAGCACACGCTCAGAGAGCTGCAGGCCTTCCTTCAGGAGGGGGTCCGCCTGGAGGACGCAGACAGACGAGCACAAGAACCGGAGCAGCCTCGGGGGCTGAGAGACACCATGGACACTGAGCCAGGACATTGTAAAGGGTCGAGTTCTGACCAAAACCCTCCGGGCCGCGCACATAGGCAGCAGCtaagagacagacaggaggggAGGGCTCCCTCAGAACCGACGGGGTGGCACCGAACCGTTGAGCTGGAGGCTCGACTGCGGCAGGCGGGCCTCACCCCTCCTTCCCTCATGAAGAGATCGGCCTCCTTGGCTAAACTGGACTGTCTTGAGTTGTCCGCCAACGACCTGAGCGACCTGGACTTGGATCTGGAGCTGGACCTGAAGCCTCAAACCAGGTCCGCAGCATCATCACACTCCCAGAacccctcctcctcatcctcctcctcctcctcctctttgacCCAGTCCCACTCGGACGACACctggaaaaagcaaaaagtgcTCAACCTGAACAGTTTTTCTGACAAAACAGGTTTATCTCTCAATGGcacatcttcctcctcctcctcctcctcctccacgcAGGAAGAGAAAAGCGAGGGGAGCGGGAGCGACGCAGCAGATGGCCACAGTAGCAGCGCGGCCTCTGCTTCCCGTCAGCAGGGCAGAGGGCACTCATCAAGGCGTTCTCGTAAAGCCTCTGCGGAGAGGAAACAAAGACCTCTGCTCTACAACACCATGTGA
- the ssh2a gene encoding protein phosphatase Slingshot homolog 2 isoform X1 produces the protein MTLGTVAGSDSSSAVSFCSCCGAKMVPYFSDDETVSKNQMNQLISESFLTVKGAALFLPRGKSPTPNSAPRLSQRRNKHTGDLQKHLQTMFTVLRPEDTIRLAVRLESAYPQVTRYMVVVSTNGRQDTEESLVLGMDFLSSDSCCTVGLVLPLWSDTLIHLDGDGGFSVSTVNRVHVFKPVSVQAMWSALQSLHKACEVARCHNYYPGSLFLTWVSYYQSRVSSSQFCINEWNAMKDVESHRANSPILFTDLPTERERTERLIKMRLREIMMQKDLENVTSKEIRTELEMQMACNLREFKEFIDNEMIVILGQMDSPTEIFDHVFLGSEWNASNLEELQNSGVRYILNVTREIDNFFPGMFEYHNIRVYDEEATNLLEYWNDTYKFITKAKKAGVKCLVHCKMGVSRSASTVIAYAMKEYGWDLDTAFDYVKERRAVTKPNPSFMKQLEEYQGILLASKQRHNKLWRSHSDSDLSDRPESMCKRSSPSLVRADSHNNNTTSLHHFLGVAVLQALVAEPERPAKSNGAHAPVSLPDGVGESEVQGEVRPDCEGAVPLVLPRPRAATVIPEERLNSSASVAVTVPVALPHPPPSLLILPPTPELRRAHRGPPTHLSISVPECKPEELNASETCSSGEISPLTLGSSDSDLLNQAFLDLTSDKHGALPLALAAALKDDNNNPSELQAGSPSDSRGEADCSSNHSADSIDFFTAREKFLGLAQDSREQRTPLSPEGEAEDSEEEEQETSPVKASLQSDTCDRTRPTHNDNGVSVRHIVIEIEAISQSSSSPLTASSSSSSLPSSSPSPQTVQSDHQEEAEDSKDPPGSSAPPPQPPSDWAAGSVRRATEQLELKLRQEQDVAASQRSPLHSPGTEQPPVRLTQCSQSPDPPHTAEHGITQGETAAGSAEPKDGEKHTGSQMELRTLDSSGTDNVQDLCYPQNSHLSQATGAMPKRMYTSDNGEAVTSSLVSANWLEESSLDTSAQSHSQGQPPRQTLQSLAASHQMALDGATVQESDTDEGPDARLQGRRPARGPDCDVQSRLVHSSQELERIQHTLRELQAFLQEGVRLEDADRRAQEPEQPRGLRDTMDTEPGHCKGSSSDQNPPGRAHRQQLRDRQEGRAPSEPTGWHRTVELEARLRQAGLTPPSLMKRSASLAKLDCLELSANDLSDLDLDLELDLKPQTRSAASSHSQNPSSSSSSSSSSLTQSHSDDTWKKQKVLNLNSFSDKTGLSLNGTSSSSSSSSSTQEEKSEGSGSDAADGHSSSAASASRQQGRGHSSRRSRKASAERKQRPLLYNTM, from the exons ATGACCCTCGGCACCGTGGCCGGCTCGGACAGCTCGTCGGCGGTCAGCTTCTGCTCCTGCTGCGGGGCGAAGATGGTGCCCTACTTCAGCGACGACGAGACGGTGTCCAAGAACCAGATGAACCAGCT CATCAGCGAGAGCTTCCTCACGGTGAAAGGTGCAGCCCTCTTCCTCCCCAGGGGGAAGAGCCCCACGCCGAACTCTGCACCTCGGCTCAGCCAGCGCAGGAACAAGCACACAG GCGACCTCCAGAAACACCTCCAGACCATGTTCACTGTGCTGCGCCCTGAGGACACCATCCGCCTG GCGGTGCGTCTGGAGAGCGCTTACCCTCAGGTTACCCGCTACATGGTGGTGGTCTCCACCAACGGCAGGCAGGACACGGAGGAAAGCCTTGTGCTCGGCATGGACTTTCTCTCCTCTGATAG CTGTTGCACCGTGGGGCTGGTTCTACCTCTGTGGAGCGACACGCTGATCCACTTGGATGGAGACGG GGGCTTCAGTGTGTCGACGGTAAACAGGGTTCACGTCTTCAAGCCTGTGTCTGTCCAGGCCATGTG GTCGGCCCTGCAGTCGCTCCACAAAGCCTGCGAGGTGGCTCGCTGCCATAACTACTACCCAGGCAGCCTGTTCCTGACCTGGGTCAGTTACTACCAGAGCCGGGTCTCGTCCAGCCAGTTCTGTATCAACGAATGGAACGCCATGAAGGATGTCGAGTCCCACCGTGCCAACTCACCCATCCTTTTCACAGACCT GCCCACAGAGAGGGAACGCACAGAACGCCTGATCAAGATGCGCCTCAGGGAGATCATGATGCAGAAAGACCTGGAGAACGTCACCAGCAAGGAG ATCCGAACGGAGCTGGAGATGCAGATGGCGTGTAACCTGCGGGAGTTCAAAGAGTTCATAGACAACGAGATGATTGTCATCCTGGGACAGATGGACAGTCCCACAGAAATCTTTGACCATGTCTTTTTG ggcTCTGAGTGGAACGCCTCCAACCTTGAGGAGCTGCAGAACAGCGG AGTGCGCTACATCCTGAATGTGACCAGGGAGATAGACAACTTTTTCCCAGGAATGTTTGAGTACCACAACATCAGAGTTTACGACGAGGAGGCCACCAACCTGCTGGAGTACTGGAACGATACCTACAAGTTCATCACCAAAGCCAA GAAAGCAGGGGTGAAGTGTCTCGTTCACTGCAAGATGGGTGTGAGTCGCTCCGCCTCCACGGTGATCGCCTACGCCATGAAGGAGTACGGCTGGGATCTGGACACCGCCTTCGATTATGTGAAAGAGAGACGTGCCGTCACCAAACCCAACCCGTCCTTcatgaaacagctggaggagtaTCAGGGAATCCTGCTGGCAAG TAAACAAAGGCACAACAAGCTCTGGAGATCTCACTCTGACAGCGACCTCTCAGACCGGCCCGAGTCCATGTGTAAACGTTCGTCTCCCTCTCTGGTCCGCGCCGACTcgcacaacaacaacaccacCTCTTTGCATCACTTCCTGGGCGTGGCCGTGCTGCAGGCGCTTGTTGCCGAACCCGAACGCCCTGCCAAGTCAAACGGCGCGCACGCCCCTGTCTCGCTCCCCGACGGCGTGGGCGAGTCAGAGGTCCAGGGGGAGGTGAGGCCGGACTGCGAAGGCGCCGTTCCACTCGTCCTCCCCAGACCCCGAGCAGCCACCGTCATCCCAGAGGAAAGACTGAACAGTTCGGCGAGCGTGGCTGTCACCGTGCCTGTAGCTCTGCCGCATCCTCCTCCCTCGCTCCTCATCTTACCTCCTACACCTGAATTGCGGCGGGCTCATCGCGGTCCTCCCACACACCTGTCCATTTCAGTGCCTGAATGCAAACCGGAGGAGCTGAATGCGTCCGAGACCTGCAGCTCAGGGGAAATATCCCCTCTCACGCTGGGATCCAGTGACTCAGACTTGCTAAATCAGGCATTTTTAGATTTAACGAGCGACAAGCACGGCGCTCTGCCTCTGGCTCTCGCCGCGGCTTTGAAGGACGACAACAACAACCCCAGCGAGCTGCAGGCAGGCAGTCCGTCGGACAGCCGCGGCGAGGCCGACTGCTCATCCAATCACAGCGCGGACAGCATCGACTTCTTCACCGCCAGGGAGAAGTTCCTGGGCCTGGCGCAGGACAGTCGAGAGCAGAGGACGCCACTATCACCTGAGGGAGAAGCCGAAGAcagcgaggaagaggagcaggagacGAGTCCAGTGAAG gcGTCTCTGCAGTCCGACACCTGCGACCGAACCCGTCCCACTCACAACGACAACGGCGTCTCAGTCCGTCACATCGTCATCGAAATTGAAGCCATATCACAGTCATCTTCGTCCCCTCTcactgcctcctcctcctcttcatcgctCCCGTCGTCCTCCCCCAGCCCTCAGACCGTCCAGTCGGATCatcaggaggaggcagaggactcCAAAGACCCGCCCGGCTCTTCAGCTCCACCTCCGCAGCCTCCGAGCGATTGGGCGGCGGGGTCGGTGCGGCGGGCCACCGAGCAGCTGGAGCTGAAGCTGCGACAGGAGCAGGACGTGGCGGCGTCTCAGCGCTCCCCGCTGCACTCCCCCGGCACCGAGCAGCCTCCCGTCAGACTGACCCAGTGCTCCCAAAGTCCGGACCCCCCGCACACGGCAGAACACGGCATCACTCAGGGAGAGACCGCGGCTGGTTCTGCCGAACCCAAAGACGGAGAGAAGCACACAGGGTCCCAGATGGAGCTTCGGACACTCGATTCCTCGGGCACAGACAACGTCCAAGATCTGTGCTATCCCCAGAACTCACATCTCAGCCAAGCCACTGGTGCTATGCCTAAACGAATGTACACGTCGGATAATGGGGaagctgtgacatcatcactggTCTCTGCGAATTGGTTAGAAGAATCATCTCTAGATACCTCAGCCCAGTCTCACAGTCAGGGCCAGCCGCCCCGACAAACCCTTCAGAGCCTGGCTGCTTCCCACCAGATGGCTCTGGATGGAGCGACGGTGCAGGAGTCCGATACAGACGAAGGGCCGGACGCCCGTCTCCAGGGCAGGAGACCGGCCCGTGGCCCCGACTGTGACGTCCAGAGCCGTCTGGTCCACAGCAGCCAGGAGCTGGAGCGGATCCAGCACACGCTCAGAGAGCTGCAGGCCTTCCTTCAGGAGGGGGTCCGCCTGGAGGACGCAGACAGACGAGCACAAGAACCGGAGCAGCCTCGGGGGCTGAGAGACACCATGGACACTGAGCCAGGACATTGTAAAGGGTCGAGTTCTGACCAAAACCCTCCGGGCCGCGCACATAGGCAGCAGCtaagagacagacaggaggggAGGGCTCCCTCAGAACCGACGGGGTGGCACCGAACCGTTGAGCTGGAGGCTCGACTGCGGCAGGCGGGCCTCACCCCTCCTTCCCTCATGAAGAGATCGGCCTCCTTGGCTAAACTGGACTGTCTTGAGTTGTCCGCCAACGACCTGAGCGACCTGGACTTGGATCTGGAGCTGGACCTGAAGCCTCAAACCAGGTCCGCAGCATCATCACACTCCCAGAacccctcctcctcatcctcctcctcctcctcctctttgacCCAGTCCCACTCGGACGACACctggaaaaagcaaaaagtgcTCAACCTGAACAGTTTTTCTGACAAAACAGGTTTATCTCTCAATGGcacatcttcctcctcctcctcctcctcctccacgcAGGAAGAGAAAAGCGAGGGGAGCGGGAGCGACGCAGCAGATGGCCACAGTAGCAGCGCGGCCTCTGCTTCCCGTCAGCAGGGCAGAGGGCACTCATCAAGGCGTTCTCGTAAAGCCTCTGCGGAGAGGAAACAAAGACCTCTGCTCTACAACACCATGTGA